The following proteins are encoded in a genomic region of Paenibacillus sp. FSL H3-0469:
- a CDS encoding DNA-directed RNA polymerase subunit beta, translating into MSREKVKTAQNAEEEQQQPVKRRRIRAWTIIQWFLIPLLLVAALGGGLVVGYVILGKKELSDVLLWSTWKHVYDLVFAP; encoded by the coding sequence ATGAGTCGTGAGAAGGTTAAGACTGCACAGAATGCAGAAGAGGAACAACAGCAGCCGGTGAAGCGGCGCAGGATTAGGGCCTGGACCATTATTCAGTGGTTCCTGATTCCATTGCTGCTGGTTGCCGCACTTGGAGGCGGGCTGGTCGTAGGATATGTGATCCTCGGCAAAAAGGAACTAAGCGATGTGCTCCTGTGGAGTACTTGGAAGCATGTATATGATCTGGTGTTCGCACCTTGA